From one Perca flavescens isolate YP-PL-M2 chromosome 19, PFLA_1.0, whole genome shotgun sequence genomic stretch:
- the dnajc3b gene encoding dnaJ homolog subfamily C member 3b yields MESCRRRGLSGVLCSLSLLCVILDIQLDGVLGATHVEIEHHLEMGRKLLAAGQLAEALSHYHSAVEGDSKNYLTYYKRAAVFLAMGKSKSALPDLTKSIQLKPDFLAARLQRGNILLKQGNTQEAREDFEAVLQRSPDHEEAQDQLMRANELEELQEEANAAYHQGDYSATISLHERIIEISPWDPESRELRAECYIRMGDPQKAIQDLTPTTRLRNDNRAAFLKLSMLHYSLGDHHESLNHIRECLKLDQDDKECFSHYKQVKKLSKQLDAAEELIQQDRYQEAIDKYESVMKTEPNVPYYTNLARERICFCLVKINLAQEAIDMCSEAHQRDPRNANILRDRAEAYILNQEYEKAVEDYLEAREFDSEGERIDLKEGLERAQKLLKISRKRDYYKILGVSRNANKQEIIKAYRKLAQQWHPDNFQSEAEKKEAEKKFIDIASAKEVLTDPEMRQKFDAGEDPLDPENQQGGGGGGQGWPYHFNPFESGGSFHFKFHHN; encoded by the exons GTGTCTTAGGGGCGACTCATGTCGAGATCGAGCACCACTTGGAGATGGGCCGCAAACTTTTGGCTGCTGGTCAGCTGGCCGAAGCCTTGTCCCACTACCACTCTGCAGTGG AGGGCGACTCTAAGAATTACCTGACCTACTACAAGCGAGCTGCAGTGTTCCTGGCTATGGGAAAATCCAAATCTGCTCTGCCAGACCTAACCAAATCCATCCAGCTCAAGCCTGACTTCCTGGCT GCGCGGTTGCAGAGAGGGAACATCCTGTTAAAGCAGGGCAACACACAGGAGGCCAGGGAGGACTTTGAAGCAGTG CTGCAGCGCTCCCCAGACCACGAAGAAGCCCAGGACCAGCTGATGAGAGCAAACgagctggaggagctgcaggagGAGGCCAATGCTGCGTACCACCAAGGGGATTATAGTGCTACAATCAGCCTGCATGAGAGAATCATTGAG ATCTCTCCGTGGGATCCTGAGTCGCGCGAGCTTCGTGCAGAATGTTACATCCGAATGGGGGATCCACAGAAAGCCATCCAGGATCTGACGCCGACCACAAGGCTACGCAACGACAACCGCGCTGCCTTCCTGAAGCTCAGCATGTTGCACTACAGCCTTGGAGATCACCACGAGTCACTCAA TCACATCCGAGAGTGTCTGAAGCTGGACCAGGATGACAAAGAGTGTTTCAGCCACTACAAGCAGGTGAAAAAGCTCAGCAAGCAGCTGGATGCGGCAGAAGAGCTCATTCAGCAGGACAG GTATCAGGAAGCCATTGATAAGTATGAATCAGTGATGAAGACGGAGCCTAATGTCCCATACTACACCAACCTGGCCAGAGAGAGGATCTGCTTCTGCCTTGTcaag ATCAACTTGGCTCAGGAGGCTATAGACATGTGTTCAGAGGCTCACCAAAGAGACCCCCGCAACGCCAACATCCTCCGAGACCGAGCCGAGGCTTACATCCTCAACCAGGAGTACGAAAAAG CCGTGGAGGACTACCTAGAGGCGAGAGAGTTTGACAGCGAAGGCGAACGCATCGACCTTAAAGAAGGGCTGGAACGAGCACAGAAACTGCTCAAAATCTCCCGTAAGAGGGACTACTACAAGATCCTCGGTGTCAGCAG aaatgcaaacaagcaGGAGATCATCAAGGCATACAGGAAGCTGGCGCAGCAGTGGCACCCCGACAACTTCCAGTCCGAGGCTGAGAAGAAAGAAGCGGAAAAAAAGTTTATCGACATCGCGTCCGCTAAAGAGGTTCTCACTGACCCAG AAATGAGGCAGAAGTTTGACGCCGGTGAGGATCCTCTCGACCCGGAAAACCAgcaaggtggaggtggaggtggacaGGGCTGGCCTTATCACTTCAACCCATTTGAGTCCGGCGGCAGCTTCCACTTCAAGTTCCACCACAATTAG
- the naa38 gene encoding N-alpha-acetyltransferase 38, NatC auxiliary subunit — MEAMIEENGPSTHEQCEVSSASQARQKLEGLLNKNMRIRMTDGRTLVGLFLCTDRDCNVILGSAHEFLKSTDMFSQGEPRVLGLAMIPGHHVVSIEVEEDSLEDTQGFGANH, encoded by the exons ATGGAAGCAATGATTGAGGAAAATGGTCCTTCGACTCAT GAGCAGTGTGAAGTGTCCTCGGCATCCCAGGCCCGACAGAAACTAGAGGGGCTCCTGAACAAGAACATGAGGATCCGCATGACAGACGGACGGACTCTGGTGGGGCTTTTTCTCTGCACGGACCGAGACTGCAACGTTATCCTCGGATCAGCTCATGAGTTCCTCAAATCCACAG acaTGTTCTCCCAGGGCGAACCCAGAGTCCTGGGCCTGGCCATGATCCCCGGTCACCACGTGGTGTCCATTGAAGTGGAGGAAGACAGTCTGGAAGACACACAAGGATTTGGAGCTAACCACTGA